The following proteins are encoded in a genomic region of Penaeus chinensis breed Huanghai No. 1 chromosome 10, ASM1920278v2, whole genome shotgun sequence:
- the LOC125029921 gene encoding general transcription factor II-I repeat domain-containing protein 2-like — translation MNELNIKLQGKDQCVHDMYTNVRAFKTKLALFSKQMSNTSFAPFPTLATLKEAPRHVKKYRKSLNDLHGEFCRRLSDFGKIDKSLQLVSCPFTQDPETVPGELQLELIDLQCDAVMKEKFNSLRAAKFPNIQKMAQRMLVLFASTYVCELLV, via the coding sequence ATGAATGAGCTGAACATAAagctacaagggaaagatcagtgtGTCCATGATATGTACACAAACGTCAGAGCCTTCAAAACCAAGCTCGCCTTATTCTCGAAGCAAATGTCAAACACGTCATTTGCTCCTTTCCCCACACTGGCGACACTAAAAGAGGCCCCTCGACATgtgaaaaaatataggaaatcacTGAATGACCTGCATGGAGAATTCTGCCGTCGGTTATCTGATTTTGGAAAAATTGACAAGTCACTTCAGCTGGTTTCATGTCCCTTCACACAAGATCCTGAAACAGTGCCAGGAGAGTTGCAGTTGGAACTGATTGATCTCCAATGTGACGCTGTTATGAAGGAGAAGTTCAACTCATTAAGAGCAGCCAAATTTCCAAACATCCAGAAGATGGCACAGAGGATGCTGGTGTTGTTTGCCTCTACTTATGTATGTGAACTTTTAGTGTGA